A genome region from Gardnerella vaginalis includes the following:
- a CDS encoding HAD family hydrolase: MSENVLVDNSNCAAIFDFDGTLLDSLHVWDDIDEKSFAKRGIKVPADFADSTATMTPREVADYVIARFGFTDSPEDLMKEWQDMAFDAYAKHLPLRKGAKNYVDYLHKTGAKTVLITTLSKSLCVAALKRTDLYDYFDLMIFGEDLESNAKNSPKTYVDLAKRIGVKPSDCTVFEDSDAALKSARLSGMKICEVVDLMNGDFDFAPKVLNKGLK, translated from the coding sequence ATGAGCGAAAATGTGTTAGTTGATAATTCAAATTGTGCAGCAATTTTTGATTTTGATGGTACTTTGCTTGACTCTTTACATGTTTGGGATGATATAGACGAAAAGAGTTTTGCTAAACGCGGTATTAAAGTGCCTGCTGATTTTGCTGATTCCACTGCAACAATGACTCCTCGAGAAGTGGCTGATTATGTTATTGCACGTTTTGGTTTTACGGATTCTCCAGAAGATTTAATGAAAGAGTGGCAAGATATGGCTTTTGACGCATACGCGAAGCATTTGCCGCTTAGAAAAGGTGCTAAAAATTACGTTGATTATTTGCATAAAACGGGTGCAAAAACAGTTCTTATAACTACTCTTTCTAAATCTTTATGCGTTGCTGCCTTAAAACGTACTGATTTGTATGATTACTTTGATTTGATGATTTTTGGAGAAGATTTAGAGAGCAATGCAAAAAATAGTCCTAAAACTTATGTTGACTTAGCAAAGCGAATTGGCGTAAAACCAAGCGATTGCACTGTTTTTGAGGATTCTGATGCAGCGCTAAAATCGGCTCGTTTATCTGGAATGAAAATTTGTGAGGTAGTGGATTTAATGAATGGCGATTTTGACTTTGCGCCAAAAGTCTTAAATAAGGGTCTTAAGTAA
- the hpf gene encoding ribosome hibernation-promoting factor, HPF/YfiA family translates to MEIVITGRHTQIKQRFRDVVESKMNRVTAIAPDAQRIQIVLNTEGNPRQADTAKRVEITVVAGSTVIRAEASSTDQYSALDMALDKLTLRLRRTRDRRKDHRRGYEQMVPVDLGVAEPEVETTVEEVAQEDGTNSADAAVASDLGPGESVEVSVGDTPIVIRRKLHIAEPMSIDEALYEMELIGHDFFLFVNKETMRPSVVYRRHGWSYGVFEIDTPENVSKKK, encoded by the coding sequence ATGGAAATCGTCATCACCGGACGTCATACGCAGATTAAGCAAAGATTCCGTGACGTTGTGGAAAGCAAGATGAATCGTGTGACCGCCATTGCTCCAGATGCGCAGCGCATTCAGATTGTGCTTAACACTGAGGGCAATCCAAGGCAGGCAGATACTGCAAAGAGAGTTGAAATTACTGTCGTAGCAGGAAGTACGGTTATTCGCGCAGAGGCATCTAGTACTGACCAATACAGTGCATTGGATATGGCTCTTGATAAGTTGACGCTTCGTTTGCGTCGCACTCGCGATCGTCGTAAGGATCATCGTCGTGGATATGAGCAAATGGTTCCAGTTGATTTGGGTGTTGCAGAGCCAGAGGTTGAAACAACTGTTGAAGAAGTCGCACAAGAAGATGGAACGAATAGTGCAGATGCTGCGGTTGCTTCCGACTTGGGTCCTGGCGAATCAGTAGAGGTGAGTGTTGGAGATACTCCTATTGTGATTCGTCGCAAGCTTCATATTGCTGAGCCAATGAGCATTGACGAAGCGTTGTATGAAATGGAACTTATTGGTCATGATTTCTTCCTGTTCGTAAATAAGGAAACAATGAGGCCTTCGGTTGTGTATCGTAGGCATGGCTGGAGTTATGGTGTGTTTGAAATTGATACTCCAGAAAACGTTTCTAAAAAGAAGTAA